The DNA window TTTGATCCTTAATTGGAAAAGTACAGGTTAAGGCGTGGCGGAACAATTTCGTCCATTTTAACTTTGGTGCTGATCCATTAAATCGTCACgtatacaaagtattttttcgttactgaaaaaaaaattttttcctctttcttcaATCAATCTCgcatgcaaaatataatttctacgTAAATTTCATTGCATTCTATTTTTAAGaggtaatttttctttcattatttattaaagaaaattgtattagTTCATGATttccatttataaaaaattaactaggTGTAAATGTTTATAGAgctatttttgtaacaaatgttTCGgtaattaaatgcaatttcgTATAATTTCGTAAAAATACAGTGAAGTACAGAGGTATATGTTATTCAACAAATGATAAAACCAGATTTATATGTCAACGAATAAAACGAAtctgtgtaaataaattcctGGAAGAAACGATTTTTGAAAAGACCACCCCCTCGATAACGATGCTTTCATAGAATCGAGCTTGGTAGAGAGATGAATGTATCAAACCGTATAGAATTTCCATTCGTTGATCGAAAGCAGGCAGCGCTGACATCCTGTATGTAGAGGGAGAATACGGAGAGGTGGAATGTTAGACAGAAATGAAGGTATGGAAGGaattcgagagagagagagagggggagagagagagaataccTCGATACACGTGTACGTCCTCAATATTGCCTAACAAAATGAGTCTCGATTTGTTAGAATATGTTAAACTTCAAAATCATAGTGCTTGTTACACTTGTTtacattataaacaattagataatggaaattaacaaaacttattaaaaaattgattatatatatgtacatgtatataaaacaaacatcgcaaatatatttctttctctaaaactttctttttgtttttatttaaaataatgttattcaaaaaaatcaaGTTTCTTTTAGTCTAGATACATAttctacatacaatttttgtgGTATGCGATTTCTGCTAATGATTATACCgagataattataacataaaacacatttataaatatataataatatccaTTGTCATTATACATatgatattaatcaaataacataatataatcaataatataataaataaacaaattacaataaaagaataatgtaTTACTATTCTAATGTTAATGTTActtaactattaaaaataccacaaaattaatttgttttataaattctattttttttagaaaattactattttatagtaacaatgtaaaatgtaacgATAGTATAGTATCCAAagatttcatttataattaacaatcagtatttaattatgaataataattttagtttcaCAAAGATACATGTATCGATAATGTGTTATCAATGACGGATATTATCGATATACTacacatatttaatttgtcacactatttttaaataacaatcttttatttaaaaaaaaaattatttttatttttgacaaatagttcaattaaaatttacatgtgCCTCCTGCGAACAAATTGGAAAAATTTGGTACTTACcgttcaaaatatatttgcaatttgataaagtaacattattattagacgAAGTTAGTgcgttaaattttatagttgTGACAGAAACGTTGAGACTACAAACCAGATACAGAAAATGGAGCGAAAGGTACATAGGACTTGTAACGAAGTTTTCAAAGACAACATCAGGTCTGATATCTAACAAGTTTATTCCACTCGACTGCTGCGACAAAAACTGCAAGTGGAGATCTCTATCTTCTACCATCCGTCGCCATCAACCTACCGCAATCCTCTCGGCCGCAAGCCGAGCTTGTATTCTCCAACATTCTGTTCCAACGTTCTGGTGTACAATTCGTCCAAAGACTTTGAGTTTAACTAGTGCAAAAGCAGAGACGTTAAAGTGAATCGCTATTTACACTTTGATTAGAATTTGCAATTTCAATTAGCAAAATTCCACTCATACTTTGTGCCtaatgtgttaaaataatcaatatgtagattcgcaattattttctcatttaaacacaaaaaaaaacgtatttgCGCGTTCTGCATAAAGTTTTAAGAAATGTTGCAGTCATCAATgacaacaataaatataaatattgtttttcaaatGTTACCTCAGCTTCTGGTGACTGAACTATCAAGGATGTCCGTGGTGGTTTCTCCGGTGGTATCTTCTTTAATGTACCAGTGAAGGAGCTGGCAGGCAGACTGGCACTCGTCGCTGAAGCACTCTCATGGCTTTCGATCTGGCACTGAAGTCGATGAAACTGGGAAAACGAAGTACGCGACACGTCGGCACGATCGAATTGCGGAAGGCATGGTAACGGCATTTGCGACATGTTCGGTATCTGAATGGAATTTGGATCGGAAATGTCGTGCTGCACGCGGGACGTCAGTTTCTCGCATGCGGACGATTGGCAAGCTTGAAGGGTGGCGTTCTGTGGATACGTGGTCAGAAGTGTCTGATGAAGACCGTGTGGATGAGCTGAGCAAGATTTATCTGATGACTGTTCTTGATGATTTGAAAGAGAACTCGCTTGATGGTTATCACTTGCCAAAGGAAGTTGCGCAAAATCGCTGGATATCTTATGAGTCTTATCATTCAATTGACTTTGATTCTGTAAACTTTGTAATCGAGCTTGAAAATCGCTCTGTTGATTCTGAAACTGCGCCACTTTATCCAGAATTTGGTTTTGATTCTGAAGACATTGTAACCTCGCTTGAAGGTCGCTCTGCTGACGTTCGAACTGGCTTAGcttttcagaaattaaatcAAGGCTCTGTTGATTTTGTAATTGCTGTTGTTGAGCATTAAGAGAGTCTATTTTCTCAACCTGATTCTCCAATGTATTCTGTAAATTCTCTGTTTGACTTTTACTATGAGTGAGCAAGTTAGATGAGATATTGTGACTTTTACGGTGACTGTGGATTATATGATCAATTTGATCAATTGGTTTGCTGGTAGTATTGGTCTCGCCAAAATCAGTTACTACAGTCAATACGGTTTTTGTATCCAATTTTGCCTCGCTGAGAGCTGGATATTGATGACAAAGATTTGGACTGGCTCTCTGTGATGAAGCAGCACTGACCCCCGAACCAAGATTAACTACAGAACCTGTAATGGGTTGTTCGTCGAAATCTTTTCTTGACAGTTCCATATGTTTTGTCAGATCAGCACTAACGTGTCTGAGATGTCTGCGTTGCTCCATTATGGTGCTCTGACTAATATTCGGAAGAGGTTGAAAGGCCGATTGAGACATTCTAGATTCTTTGCGATCATCCGACGGATGAATCGGTCTGACGTCTCTTCTTTCCTCTGACGGATTACGAGAACGAGGGCTTGTCGTAAATATCGGACCTTGGATATTTCTTTCGTGTTCTTGCCGTTGACGTTGCTCTGCCCAGATTGCTAATTCTTGTCTAGTCTTCTCGAAGTTTTGACTAAGGAAAGATGGACTCTTTTGTCCGGCGCGATCAATAGACGTATCGCGAATCGGCACAAATGGCATAGGTGACCTCCTTACGTCCTCCATTCTTTTGCCTTCCAAATTCATGGGTGATCTTCGGTGCTCCTCAAAATAATCCGAGCGTCTGTTCTCTGGTGGAATAACGTTCCTTTGATTCGGACTCACATTACCCCATTCGGGCTTTCTATCGGTTGCTATGCTCTTTCTGTTTTCTTGTCTTGTATCAAACGCCATTGGCGATACACGCAGACTGGTATCCAGTCTTCTTTGCTCGGCGGGAAACATCTGATTAGTCTCGAGTCTCTTCGTGTCTACTACAGTCGTAGGTTTCCTTCCCGACATAATCTCTTGATTGCCATCACCGggaaaagtaaaagttatcGTATCATTACGTCTTTGGAAGCTGGTAGTCACGTCGACAGATATGGATTTTCTATGCTCCGATCTAGACACGTACAAACCGCATTCGTTAGCGATTGCGTCGactagtttttctctgcctgTTTGTTCACCATTAGTGTCCACATATAGGCCATCTTGTCTCGTCCTAGGATTTTGATTAATTGATGCTAAATATCTTCTCTCTGGACCATCCGGGCCAACTGCCGCGTTTGTCATAATAATGGCACCATCGCTACGATGAACCGAATCCTGTTGGGCAGTAGGATTTGGCTCATATTTTGCCTTTTGTACTGCCGGCACGTCAACGCTGGCAGATTTTCTGTGTCCAGGATCATGGGTAGTGATTTTGGAATTGCCACGAGGTGGTACCATCGGTTTCGGTCCTCGACAAGGTCGTTCCGTCTGGATAGCGATTCCGTGGGTCACGTTCTGAGCGATCGGCTGAATGATTGGTTGGGTTTGATACTGGCCTATCTCTTGAGAAAATCTCTGCGGATTTGGTGACTGTTGACTGGGATATTGCTGAGCCGGATAAATACTAGGGTGCGGATTGTACGGCACGGCGTTCATAACTGTTTGAGGGTATTGACTATAAGGATATTGTGGTTGGGAGCCAAATTGAGCGTAGCCAGCCGATGGCACCACTACACCCGAATAATAAGGTGGTTGCGGACTGGCAGATTGCGAAGGTATCTGTGATCCGTGTTGAACCGTTACATATTGACCTTGTCCGGTAAATATCGGATTGGTCGTGCCACTCTGACCGTAGAGATTCGGGTCACGATAAGTAACGTCTCTTGTCACATAACCAGCTCTATCGGAATATTGCGTTTGTGGGTAGATCTGTGACCTGACCTCAAATTGTCCTCGTATCTGCGGATATTGATTTTGATCGTAATCAGGTGCAAATTGTGGTTGTACTTGCACCGGTACCGTCTGAGTGCTGGTCTGAGACACGTGAGTCCTGTCTGCGTTATTTTTGTCTGGACCGTATTGCAATTGTGGCAGTTGACCCGTTGAGGGATGTTTATCTTCTGGTAATCCTATAGTTTGCTTTCTTCCTGGATATTGCGCTATCGGATGAGCaatttgttgttgttgttgctgttgaTGTGAAACTAGCTGTTGATCTTGCACTTGCCCAACTAAAGTATGCTGTGTCCTTTCTTGGGTAAATCTCTCGTAATCCAACGTTCGATTTTCGAAACCATTGGTTATGTCCTGCTTCGAGGTGTCAGCAAGTGGCTCAACACGACCGTTCTGGCAAGTTGTTTGTTGACTGTCCGTTGTTTGTCCAGCCTGGGTTTGTCCTTGAGCGTCGCTCAGTCCACCTGATCCGGACTGCGACATGTTGGTGGCCCCCACCGACGGTTTTCCGCCGATGTAGCCGAGAATTCGCCCCAATCCGCACACTGTGACGACTTAGTGAGCAACGTTGCCGAAAGGATGATCTAAACGTTAGTTTGAACGTTGTCACTTCTTATGTCTTTTTATTTGTGCTAATTCAATTTGAGGCATGTATaagctattttattaatattttttatattgtgagAAATTTTTGATTGTTTGAAcggtttttagattattcttattttttgaaatattaaatacggAATTATTCGTCTATTGCTTAGAAGGAAAGGGAGGTAGTtatcaattgattttttaattaatattctattttattttgcctctcataaaataataattatgaggTAATTGGTggtatttgtttttatatgttGTTACTTAAAGGATAACAggaaataatcaataaaagagagagggaatcGCCGAATCTGCTAATATTCCTTGTTGCTGTTGATTCGATCGCTTATCCTTTCTACGACAAAACGAGATTGTAGCGGTGAAGCGTTTCTCTTTCTTGTTTCTCCACGCACTCTTCCGTAAACACTTGGTGCTTCATACAATGTCGTTACATACGGGAGTTATCCTCCTTTCTTCAATCTCACTTTGCCCGTTATAAGAGTACTTTTCAGGATGGCAGTCTAAAACAGGTCGTTCTTTCAATAGTGACGGTCTTCATCCTTTCTCAGGTTAAGACATCGTATACGTACGCTTCTGTATATATTTGTGGTCgatatattactaatatttttataaacgtaGACTTTTGATTATCTTGATAATGAATGAAAACACTGTGgctatatgtaaatttttccaAACGTTATATATGACGGTAACCTGACTTTGATCTTCCATCCACACTTCTTTATACATCTTTTGATTTAGTTGTCTTGTGATATCTTTTCAGAACTTTCTAAAGGCAAACTTTTTGTTTTCGTTTGTTAGCGACCTCGATCTCAATTAGCCGTTAACTTGGTAAGGAAGAGGAAAATGTCCCGATTCTATCAACTTCACGAAAGCACCGCTTCATTAATGTGCCCGTTGTcactaataataaagtttgCATGTCTATCCAGCTTCTGCATATTTTTGCACGAACTTTGCATCCAATCCAATTTATctgaaaatacataatttcaaaatgcatCGAAGGTCTTTCGATGCAGCCACGTCGTGGATTTTTGCccttaataatataacgtaaatttgtttattttgaaatttattgtagTCAACTTTCACGTAAAAAGGAgagtaatactttttttattccattaacagtgaaaaactatttaaagATTCTTCAAAtcataatttagaatataattttttaaaatatgtctttggttaattaagattttacaatttcatttggattctattctatttatattttatctattaataGCTACAAACTATTAATCGAcatttaaacgtttaaaacaaattctttttagCTTATTCTAAGCTTAAAAAGTGTTTAAATGATACACAGAAGACCTAATTACACCGGTTATTCTGTTCTACGATTTATTTTACTCcgaaaaaagtagaaaattgTTTCCGCGATTTCCCAAGCGTCTCGTGATCATCGTATTTTCTACGAACAGGCCATCTTTCACTGCCAGAAAGTTAGTTCTCAGAAAATGGCGATGATGAAAAGTTCTCATCGGCTTGCAGTTAAccgataaaatattagtaacaGTAAAGTGTTGAAAATTCCTTTACCCTTGTCAGCTTATATTGAATAATCTACAATCTTGTGCAACTTGTGCTTTATATTTAACACCAggattactttttaaaagtaaaataacaaaatgattcttttgtttatattttgcgTCTCTTCGAGgctattaatttgaatattaaagaaaattttgagcCAAACTGTATAAACAATCTAATACCTTgtacatgtatgtacaataactgttttttcttataaaggctaataataaacttttttatcggtaataagttaataaaaatttttctgttcaGTCTTATTTTGACTTAAAGTGTTtagctttttttctctctcttttgctttcttttttttccctttcttttttatctcttttctcTGCTTTTCTGTAAAGCAGTATTTTGATTgagcaatatattataattacatttagacTTTTTTTCGTATTTCAAATTTCCTTGTGtctattagaaaaaataaatacaaatatccTAAATGTCTGAGAAAAAGCACAGCTTATAGATCGGAAAAATATTCAGTAAACAGTcgtattttacaatttgttatacgtaaatgtaaaattattgtttctgTTTCTCACTTTCTTTCGCGTGTTACTGCGTGTTCTACTTTTGCAATACATAAAGTACATATTACGTATACTTACATCAATGCATTTTCATTTGTACATTTGCTCACATTCATCACGCTACTAGCGCATCGAAAATCGAAGTGTTTGTGAAATAGAATAGGAGCGGATATCTATGTTCATGCTCTATCGAATTGCActcgtttttacttttataggTTTTTAATATTCCTTAATATAGAATCGCGTGCATTGGTATGCTTACGTGAAATATCAAGCGTGTATGAATTAATTTACTCTTGttgacatttatataaaagttcaAGAGTTATCATCTTCTATCCTTAGTTtagtatatacaaataaatgatttttgtattatttaggTGTGCTCTCATTTGTAAATATCGCAATTAATTAtgctttatataaacattgttatattttttgtttacacacatatatagattaataacaatatttctattattaatacattactcgtatattattttaacaataataaatatttattcctgtttacatattaataataatatatattaataataattattaatataaataattatattattatttacttaaattaaatactacAGCAATATGTAACAAGAGAAATAAGAAGTCCCATTTTTTGATCAAAGTATCGGTATGCGGTAAAAAACTGAAACGTGTATTtcataattgatataaaaatattattaatcattgagttcttttctttaatagaaaaatgacactttattttttgtatgtgtgtatagtttaaaattaatgattgagcactaaattcttaaaaaataaaatagtaaatttgaataaattttctaatgataataaataatttgcacgAGAATAATTTTCATCTAATGTCCGAAGCACCATATGATATTGAATTGCGTGTGCAACTTCAGGCATTACCGTGGGAACTACGTTTTTGCTAGTTATTCTTCTGCGACAGCAATCATAGATTTGCTTTCCGACTGTGACTCGATTTATAGCATCAAATACACATTGTCTGCAAACGCGATTCAGACAAATCGTTTCGCATTGTTCATAaactatacataaaattacgtatatgtaacattttaaagtttacgattaacaatttgtataaaaaataattaaacagtagctttatatttacacttttaactgtaattaataagaaatattatatattttaattattgtatttaattaatgttatttaaaattactaataaatatataattaataaaatataagtaaaataaataagtaaataaataaataaaagaactaATACACTTTGGATGTCTTGTTTttggataatatttcttaaacaagaACTAATAACAAAGCTTTgcaaacataaatgtaaaccATAAAGATCTTTTATATGAGATGTTATGAGATATTtcttgtttcaatatttgtaaataattcaaattctATGTTATTTTCTATCTATCAAAAAAAAGTTCTCGTAACTTCTTGTACAAATGAAAGTTCGAAAATATATACGCGCGGGAGCTGAAATAGATCCTCCATCCCAGAGGAATGGTTGACGGTGCATAGATCACACTCACCGGATTCAAATCAACAGCTAAGATTAATGGACAAACTCTAAAGCTAACTTTATGTCCAAATCGAATTGCCAAATCAGGTCGACGATTGGTGTACTCGGAGAACACAAACGATCAACCGACTCGCAACTACTTGCTCCGAACTACTTAATAGGATCTCTAAATTCGATTTAATGATGCAtcgatatattttagatttaaaaacacaaaagtgtgtttgatttaaataatgtaaacaattaaatatgtattgcttatattttaacaattaaaattaatctttattaatagaatataaatattatatacagtaaatttatttatttaaaattatttctatttttatttccaacacacatacacataaaatatgaatggGAACATACTACTGTGTGTGTATCGCTAAATCATATTTTCTATGTTTTAATACATCtcactttttttatgtttatttatacatatttatatatattatacgtatctttttcttatacagtttaaataaattttgtatcttCTTAATAGGAACTATAATTTGctaagaaattgttttatgcAATTTGGAAATGAGCTCAattcttaaaaagaatatcGGGTAAAAGCAAAACAGGGAGGAGCGGcaataattaagaaactttGGCTGCTTGGTTTTCTAGACTGTTGGCATCTTCTCTAGCACATTGCATTTTCCTGTCTGCATCGattaattttcaagttttcGTCAGTCTAGGTCTCTGACCTAAATACGAAAGTTCGTATTCTAGTATAAAGCCGACCGCGATCCGGGACTTTTCCGGCAGGCTTCATTTCGCCCAGGTTAATTGAATCCTCGGAGCGATGCGTTTGGCGAGCGGCCAAATTTCGTCAATTATCGTATCCAACGAAGAGCCGATTTAGTTTGAACTGAAAATCACTTATGTAGACGCGATGTCCGATTACATAATGTTAATTTCTGTACGAgccgtgaaaaaaaaatatatatatagaaagtaGCACGATCGGCCGTGGAATGTGGGTGGGGTCTTTGCGACTATCTATTTGATAGTCACACGAGTAAGTCAAAACTAGGTCTCTTTGTCCGCCGTCTTGTGAATAACAGCCTCGATCTAGTCGCGAAAGATATACTGAAAGAATGAATggataaaagtataatatctCGTACATCATCTCGCGTGTATAAGACACGCTTCACTCTCCGAAACGTTGGACGCGATGGATCGTCGAGTAATTTAGagtagaattttaaaaaaattttacgggTAATCTCGACAAGatacaatacaattaaatgtgataataataatgccaTTTCCGAAAAATTGATGTTTTGTAAATTTGcttctacatatatatatatatatatagtatataattttcttttctatcttGGTCAACTCGTCagcacatatattttttgtgtgtgtacgcgtgtatgttgataaatattgaatataaataaaaatgcaaattataagAGGGCAATTTATGCATGCGAAATAAGAAGCACctactttaaattttgtgaCGGTAGAAATCGCATACCACGGCCTTCACCGTCCTTATATAGTATgtattcttcttttctcttagATAACCCTAGTTAACCCAAGG is part of the Monomorium pharaonis isolate MP-MQ-018 chromosome 2, ASM1337386v2, whole genome shotgun sequence genome and encodes:
- the LOC105832483 gene encoding uncharacterized protein LOC105832483; the protein is MSQSGSGGLSDAQGQTQAGQTTDSQQTTCQNGRVEPLADTSKQDITNGFENRTLDYERFTQERTQHTLVGQVQDQQLVSHQQQQQQQIAHPIAQYPGRKQTIGLPEDKHPSTGQLPQLQYGPDKNNADRTHVSQTSTQTVPVQVQPQFAPDYDQNQYPQIRGQFEVRSQIYPQTQYSDRAGYVTRDVTYRDPNLYGQSGTTNPIFTGQGQYVTVQHGSQIPSQSASPQPPYYSGVVVPSAGYAQFGSQPQYPYSQYPQTVMNAVPYNPHPSIYPAQQYPSQQSPNPQRFSQEIGQYQTQPIIQPIAQNVTHGIAIQTERPCRGPKPMVPPRGNSKITTHDPGHRKSASVDVPAVQKAKYEPNPTAQQDSVHRSDGAIIMTNAAVGPDGPERRYLASINQNPRTRQDGLYVDTNGEQTGREKLVDAIANECGLYVSRSEHRKSISVDVTTSFQRRNDTITFTFPGDGNQEIMSGRKPTTVVDTKRLETNQMFPAEQRRLDTSLRVSPMAFDTRQENRKSIATDRKPEWGNVSPNQRNVIPPENRRSDYFEEHRRSPMNLEGKRMEDVRRSPMPFVPIRDTSIDRAGQKSPSFLSQNFEKTRQELAIWAEQRQRQEHERNIQGPIFTTSPRSRNPSEERRDVRPIHPSDDRKESRMSQSAFQPLPNISQSTIMEQRRHLRHVSADLTKHMELSRKDFDEQPITGSVVNLGSGVSAASSQRASPNLCHQYPALSEAKLDTKTVLTVVTDFGETNTTSKPIDQIDHIIHSHRKSHNISSNLLTHSKSQTENLQNTLENQVEKIDSLNAQQQQLQNQQSLDLISEKLSQFERQQSDLQARLQCLQNQNQILDKVAQFQNQQSDFQARLQSLQNQSQLNDKTHKISSDFAQLPLASDNHQASSLSNHQEQSSDKSCSAHPHGLHQTLLTTYPQNATLQACQSSACEKLTSRVQHDISDPNSIQIPNMSQMPLPCLPQFDRADVSRTSFSQFHRLQCQIESHESASATSASLPASSFTGTLKKIPPEKPPRTSLIVQSPEAESNRSQPAIGLKQTPKARPTIFGTVASDLTPKDGNSRKSLPQTPAGGAGGKASGSAGSSAGMVNGADHESIRDGAGIDTELALVYRDGNLVSGSLEALVQHMVPTEEYYPDRAYLFAFLLSARLFIKPHELLGEVCALCEHQQNLNGEGGKERLHRFVPRLVQLLAEWTETFPYDFRDERVMGHVRSITQKVAAVDAAARQEVSALLQNLLVRLTALERYEEGLARLATEAATEQLTQVDITELCPSATVLAQQLTHVELERLSYIGPEEFVQAFAKESPHLETSFKDMKKTRNLESYVQWFNRLSYFVATEVCKHQKKKQRVRVVEYWIETARECFNIGNFNSLMAIIAGLNMSPISRLKKTWSKVQSAKFSILEHQMDPSSNFSSYRSTLKAAMWRSAGATDERQRIVVPFFSLLVKDLYFLNEGCSNKLPNGHINFEKFWQLAKQVTEFIAWKQVACPFEKNPRVIAFLQASPVLTENALALASFDCEPPDNNPEKERYKALKSENAQ